In Euphorbia lathyris chromosome 10, ddEupLath1.1, whole genome shotgun sequence, a single genomic region encodes these proteins:
- the LOC136208837 gene encoding putative phytosulfokines 6 — translation MKKNSFFCLLISLLILSSLVSSARLLQDDKKMNKDDDEITQLTQDFSQLMGLEGCEGGDEECLKRRMVAEAHLDYIYTQSHKKP, via the exons ATGAAGAAAAACTCTTTTTTCTGTCTCTTGATTTCTCTTCTAATTTTATCCTCACTTGTATCTTCTGCTCGTCTTCTTCAAG ATGATAAAAAGATGAACAAGGATGATGATGAGATCACTCAGCTGACTCAAGATTTCTCCCAA ctgATGGGATTAGAGGGATGTGAAGGGGGAGATGAAGAATGCTTGAAAAGGAGGATGGTAGCAGAAGCTCATTTGGATTATATTTATACCCAAAGCCATAAGAAGCCTTAA